In a single window of the Acinetobacter tibetensis genome:
- a CDS encoding porin: MKTKIAAAIALSLLAGSTFAAPTFYGEIDASVDYLPEDNASGTSDKDVVEVSSNSSYLGVKGDEKLNDRLSAVYLAEWAFNADGDGTDWSARNRYVGLKDAKLGTVKVGAHDTPLKQLSGVVDTFNNYVANKADITGIMTGETRLANVVVYEAPALTLPTGAVKFNALLATGEASGISKGNGASKAAGRGLGDTWSASLVYDSPMFVAGVAYDKAVPTTFAGRGMTNASVAEVTSGVAGTAFAAANTLRAIGRLNVLDNSLSLKALYQTSEVEETTYADTKASDYATNLANAQDIDKSDGWLVGAEYNIPSAKAWTIKAQYSANTTSFKSNKDDYDADQIMAGVDYAFSKQVKMYGYGGYLTLEQGDDETKQPVVGTGLEFKF, translated from the coding sequence ATGAAAACCAAAATTGCAGCAGCGATTGCTTTAAGTTTGTTAGCGGGTTCAACTTTTGCGGCACCAACGTTTTATGGTGAGATTGATGCGAGTGTGGACTATTTACCAGAAGATAATGCTTCGGGCACTTCAGATAAAGATGTAGTCGAAGTCAGTTCAAACAGCTCTTACCTTGGTGTCAAAGGTGATGAAAAACTAAATGACCGTTTAAGCGCAGTTTACCTTGCTGAATGGGCTTTCAATGCCGATGGTGATGGCACAGATTGGTCTGCACGTAACCGTTACGTGGGTTTAAAAGATGCCAAATTAGGTACAGTAAAAGTGGGCGCGCATGATACCCCATTAAAACAACTTTCTGGTGTTGTGGATACATTCAACAACTATGTTGCCAATAAAGCGGACATCACAGGCATTATGACGGGTGAGACTCGTCTTGCAAATGTTGTGGTCTATGAAGCGCCAGCACTGACATTACCTACAGGTGCAGTCAAATTTAATGCTTTACTTGCAACTGGTGAAGCTAGTGGTATTTCTAAAGGTAATGGTGCTTCTAAAGCTGCGGGTCGTGGTTTAGGCGATACTTGGTCTGCATCTTTGGTCTATGACAGCCCAATGTTTGTAGCGGGTGTTGCTTATGACAAAGCGGTTCCAACGACTTTTGCAGGTCGTGGTATGACAAATGCATCTGTAGCAGAAGTCACGAGCGGTGTAGCAGGTACAGCTTTTGCAGCAGCAAACACTCTACGTGCGATTGGTCGTTTAAATGTGCTTGACAACAGCTTGTCTTTAAAAGCGCTTTACCAAACTTCTGAAGTAGAAGAAACAACATATGCAGATACTAAAGCATCGGATTATGCTACAAACCTAGCAAATGCCCAAGATATTGATAAGTCTGATGGTTGGTTAGTGGGGGCGGAATATAACATTCCATCTGCAAAAGCGTGGACCATCAAAGCACAATACAGTGCAAACACGACTAGCTTTAAATCTAACAAAGATGACTATGATGCTGACCAAATTATGGCTGGCGTAGATTATGCATTCAGCAAGCAAGTGAAGATGTATGGTTACGGTGGTTACTTAACGCTTGAACAAGGTGATGATGAAACTAAACAACCAGTTGTAGGTACTGGCTTAGAATTTAAATTCTAA
- a CDS encoding MFS transporter, translating into MPIAQNVYLLLFSLYWAQGLPVGFMTHALPVILRAEGVSLAHIGGFGLLMLPWSIKIFWAPWVDRFGNHQRGHYRSWIIPTQLLTVIALIALSFLPIHALDQPQYLFLFFIVLMSLNVVGATQDIATDGLAVRILKSEQQHWGNTFQVIGSRLGFIVGGGAVLWMLDWLEWRSTFGIMAVIVLLNSLPILLYQERSHHRVQYPTSSSRQQKWKAITDYVAYYRSSPVLWRWLWVLLTFKVADGLAGPLLKPLMVDLGLSFSQIGLYVTMLGAIAALCGAGLAGALLRTMCRAQALWFFSWLKIMSLAAYAWLAYQYEQQQTVAPIVIYAINAAEDLIAALLLVVMLTVVMQYSRAEYAATDFTFQVAVMATVSGVLYSLSGLIADVLGYTNYLFLIIFIAILCLVTIFRWVRCEK; encoded by the coding sequence ATGCCTATTGCACAGAATGTTTATCTTTTGCTGTTCTCTCTATATTGGGCGCAAGGTTTGCCTGTGGGATTTATGACTCATGCACTTCCTGTCATTCTGCGTGCAGAAGGTGTCTCACTGGCGCATATTGGTGGTTTCGGCTTATTAATGTTGCCGTGGTCAATCAAAATTTTTTGGGCACCTTGGGTAGACCGTTTTGGAAATCATCAGCGTGGGCATTATCGTAGTTGGATTATTCCCACACAGTTGCTCACGGTCATTGCATTGATTGCACTGTCATTTTTACCCATTCATGCATTAGATCAACCTCAATATTTATTTTTATTTTTTATTGTCTTAATGAGTTTGAACGTTGTAGGTGCTACGCAAGATATTGCAACGGATGGTCTGGCGGTTCGCATTTTAAAATCTGAACAGCAGCACTGGGGTAACACCTTTCAAGTGATTGGTTCTCGTTTGGGGTTTATTGTCGGTGGCGGAGCCGTGCTCTGGATGCTGGACTGGCTTGAGTGGCGTAGTACCTTTGGGATAATGGCGGTGATTGTTCTTCTGAATAGCTTGCCCATTTTGTTGTATCAGGAACGTTCACATCATCGGGTTCAGTATCCGACTTCAAGCTCAAGACAGCAAAAATGGAAAGCCATTACCGATTATGTCGCCTATTACCGAAGCAGCCCTGTGTTATGGCGTTGGCTCTGGGTGTTGTTGACATTTAAAGTCGCAGATGGGCTTGCTGGTCCCTTACTTAAACCATTAATGGTTGACTTGGGCTTAAGTTTTAGTCAAATAGGTTTGTATGTGACCATGTTGGGCGCAATAGCAGCTTTATGCGGGGCTGGTTTGGCAGGGGCGTTACTCAGAACGATGTGCCGCGCTCAAGCATTGTGGTTTTTTTCTTGGCTTAAAATTATGTCATTAGCGGCCTATGCTTGGTTAGCTTATCAATATGAACAGCAACAGACCGTAGCGCCTATTGTGATTTATGCCATTAATGCGGCTGAGGATTTGATTGCTGCATTGTTGTTAGTGGTGATGCTAACGGTCGTGATGCAATATAGTCGTGCTGAGTACGCAGCCACAGATTTCACCTTTCAGGTCGCTGTTATGGCAACGGTTAGTGGTGTGTTATATAGCTTGAGCGGTTTGATTGCTGATGTTTTAGGCTATACAAATTATCTATTTTTGATCATTTTTATCGCAATACTCTGCCTTGTTACAATTTTTCGATGGGTGAGGTGTGAAAAATAA
- a CDS encoding 1-acyl-sn-glycerol-3-phosphate acyltransferase — protein MSASYFPVLPPHVPTRGSTLSKQFFRQLFLAQGWSFSGEFPDLPKAVAIISPHTSNIDAWHGFTALLGLGIQITVFGKHTLFKTPLKPLLKWIGVIPVNRTSPHGLIKQIVQIIQAKEQIWVGMAPEGTRKSATSIKSGFYRIAVAANIPIVMFAFDYDQKTIRCLGVFYPSGDFSQDLPKILACYAGQFSAKNPEWLAKPLQTLVKK, from the coding sequence ATGTCCGCTTCATATTTCCCTGTGCTCCCCCCTCACGTGCCGACACGAGGTAGCACATTGAGCAAGCAATTTTTTCGGCAGCTTTTTCTGGCGCAAGGCTGGTCTTTTTCTGGTGAATTTCCAGACTTGCCTAAAGCAGTTGCCATTATTTCACCGCACACCTCTAATATTGATGCTTGGCATGGCTTTACTGCACTATTGGGTTTAGGCATTCAAATTACCGTGTTTGGTAAACATACGTTGTTTAAAACACCGCTCAAACCGCTGTTAAAATGGATTGGCGTGATTCCTGTTAATCGCACCTCCCCACATGGTTTAATAAAGCAAATTGTTCAAATCATTCAAGCAAAAGAGCAGATTTGGGTGGGTATGGCACCCGAAGGTACACGAAAAAGTGCCACCAGCATCAAAAGTGGTTTTTATCGTATCGCGGTCGCTGCCAATATTCCAATTGTCATGTTTGCCTTTGATTATGATCAGAAAACCATTCGTTGTTTAGGTGTCTTTTATCCAAGTGGTGACTTTAGTCAAGATTTACCCAAAATTTTAGCCTGTTATGCAGGACAATTCTCTGCGAAAAATCCTGAATGGTTGGCAAAACCGTTACAAACTCTCGTCAAAAAGTGA
- a CDS encoding patatin-like phospholipase family protein: MTQLRFFQYGLIGLLGFTLAGCDKTATKPPVTTPIKAREPVIAIALGGGGAKGFAHIGVLKVLESHGIKPKIVTGTSAGSFVGSIYASGKSPYQLQQLALQLQESDLRDLTLNNQGIVLGQKLQNYVNKNVSNQPIEKFPIRFAAVATRLDNGKKADFISGNAGQAVRASCSIPNVFVPTTIRGSKYVDGGLVSPIPVTTAKAMGADIVIAVDISARPVGNKPLNMWGLLDQTINIMGQQSINTELNQANIVIQPKVGHVGTLDLKASNASILEGEKAAQLKIKAIETAISNFKKSPAAFKPVPKAKF, from the coding sequence ATGACTCAGCTACGCTTTTTTCAATATGGCTTAATTGGCTTACTTGGTTTTACCCTCGCAGGTTGTGATAAAACCGCAACCAAACCACCTGTAACTACCCCGATCAAGGCTCGTGAACCTGTAATTGCGATTGCTCTTGGTGGGGGTGGTGCCAAAGGTTTTGCCCATATTGGCGTGCTCAAAGTCTTAGAGTCACATGGCATTAAACCCAAAATTGTCACTGGTACCAGTGCGGGAAGTTTTGTCGGCAGCATCTATGCCAGTGGCAAAAGCCCCTATCAATTGCAACAGCTCGCACTCCAATTGCAAGAGTCAGACCTACGTGATTTAACCTTAAATAATCAAGGCATTGTATTGGGGCAAAAATTACAGAACTACGTCAATAAAAATGTAAGTAATCAACCTATTGAAAAATTCCCAATACGCTTTGCAGCAGTTGCAACACGCTTAGACAATGGTAAAAAGGCGGACTTTATTTCTGGCAATGCGGGTCAAGCTGTACGTGCCTCGTGCAGTATTCCGAATGTCTTTGTTCCTACAACCATTCGTGGCAGTAAATATGTTGATGGTGGCTTGGTCAGTCCTATTCCTGTAACTACAGCAAAAGCCATGGGTGCAGATATTGTCATTGCGGTCGATATTTCTGCCCGCCCTGTCGGCAATAAACCGCTCAACATGTGGGGCTTACTCGACCAAACCATTAATATTATGGGACAGCAAAGTATTAATACCGAGCTGAATCAGGCCAATATTGTGATTCAACCCAAAGTCGGTCATGTTGGTACTTTAGACTTGAAAGCCAGCAATGCATCCATCCTTGAAGGTGAAAAAGCGGCACAACTCAAAATTAAAGCCATTGAAACGGCTATTAGTAACTTTAAAAAGTCACCCGCAGCATTTAAACCTGTGCCAAAAGCAAAATTTTAA
- a CDS encoding NfeD family protein, protein MEFVFEPWHWFVLGVLLMLSELILPAFAALWFGISAILVGILLWIFPALDSTAQLVLWMILSILCTVAWFKFIKPLSIDKTKAGLSREATIGQVGMVIQVNMEHEQIRVRFPMPVLGSDEWSCRTLANVNVGDRVRVVDILGNDLVVQPHRPNHDNQ, encoded by the coding sequence ATGGAATTTGTTTTTGAACCGTGGCACTGGTTTGTCCTCGGTGTTTTATTAATGCTGTCTGAATTGATCCTTCCCGCTTTTGCAGCGTTGTGGTTTGGGATTAGTGCAATTTTGGTGGGTATTTTATTGTGGATTTTTCCTGCCCTCGACTCAACAGCACAATTGGTGCTGTGGATGATTCTGTCTATTCTTTGTACCGTCGCATGGTTTAAATTCATAAAACCGCTTTCCATTGATAAAACCAAAGCTGGACTTTCGCGCGAAGCGACCATCGGTCAGGTCGGAATGGTCATTCAAGTCAATATGGAACATGAACAAATCCGCGTACGATTTCCAATGCCTGTTTTAGGCTCCGATGAATGGAGCTGCCGCACTCTCGCTAACGTCAATGTAGGCGATCGGGTACGCGTGGTCGATATTCTGGGGAATGATCTTGTGGTACAACCACATCGTCCAAATCATGACAATCAATAA
- a CDS encoding SPFH domain-containing protein, protein MSAGSIIVIALLAFVGITIFKGVRIVPQGYKWIVQRLGKYHTTLSPGLNFVIPYVDEVAYKVTTKDIVLDIPSQEVITRDNAVIMMNAVAYINLTTPEKAVYGIENYTWAIQNLVQTSLRSIVGEMDLDDALSSRDHIKAKLKAAISDDIADWGITLKTVEIQDIQPSQTMQSAMEAQAAAERQRRATVTKADGEKQAAILEADGRLEASRRDAEAQVVLAEASQRAIEMVSSAVGDKEIPVAYLLGEQYVKAMQEMAKSNNAKTVVLPADILNTIRGVMGRNN, encoded by the coding sequence ATGTCAGCGGGATCTATTATTGTTATTGCGTTGTTGGCCTTTGTCGGCATCACGATTTTTAAGGGGGTTCGTATTGTTCCCCAAGGCTACAAATGGATTGTACAACGTCTAGGTAAATACCATACGACCTTAAGTCCTGGTCTTAACTTTGTTATTCCATATGTGGATGAAGTGGCTTACAAAGTCACCACCAAAGATATTGTGCTGGATATTCCATCACAAGAAGTGATTACCCGTGATAACGCGGTTATTATGATGAATGCCGTCGCATACATTAACCTAACCACACCTGAAAAAGCAGTCTACGGGATTGAAAATTACACGTGGGCAATTCAAAACTTGGTACAGACCTCACTGCGTTCAATTGTTGGGGAAATGGATTTGGATGATGCTCTCTCTTCTCGTGACCATATTAAAGCCAAGCTAAAAGCAGCCATTTCTGATGACATTGCAGATTGGGGTATTACCTTAAAAACAGTCGAGATCCAAGACATTCAGCCTTCACAAACCATGCAATCTGCCATGGAGGCACAGGCTGCTGCCGAGCGTCAACGTCGTGCGACTGTCACCAAAGCCGATGGCGAAAAACAAGCTGCTATTTTAGAAGCCGATGGACGTCTTGAAGCTTCGCGCCGCGATGCGGAAGCACAAGTCGTTTTGGCCGAAGCTTCACAGCGTGCCATTGAAATGGTGAGTTCAGCCGTGGGTGATAAAGAAATTCCTGTTGCCTATCTGCTAGGTGAACAGTATGTCAAAGCCATGCAAGAAATGGCGAAATCGAATAATGCCAAGACGGTAGTATTACCTGCGGATATTTTAAATACTATTCGTGGTGTCATGGGACGTAATAATTAA